The genomic segment TATTTTttccaactatttaaaaatggaagaatcaTTCTTAGCTTGTATGCCATACAAAATTGGGCTGTGGTTTTCTGACCCCTGCTCTAACATCAGGGATGATACCTAAGTCAACTGTATAGAACCTTCCCCAGTCCTCCATAATGTCCGATATTCAAGGTGCGCTAGGACAAGTATTCTACAACTGGAATCAGGATGTGTCTGGGAAATCCAGCTCTTCTTGGACCAACACTAGTACCCTGGGTAAGTTAATGACTGTAAACATTTACTAactgtgtaatcttgggcaagttatttcaccACTGTGCCTCAACTGCCTCAGCTATATGATGAGGATCATGGCTGAAATGAACAGTAAATAAGTTATGAGTGCATGATTAAACAGTGCCTGGCAATTAGTTAAGTACAATATaggtatttgttaaatttttttaaaaagtagctcaGTTTCAGTATCCTCATTTTGGAATGCAGAGGATGGTGAGAAAGAAATAGCAAATAATGAGCaaactatatattttatcacaGCTCTGCAGCATGTATTATTAAACACATCTCACAACAGAAAATATGGCTCAAAAGAGTAACTATAACTACTTCAAGATGACACTGTAAATGTTGGAACCAATCTGATTTCAAGTTTCTAGTATGCatgggagaaggggaaaaaaatggttcAGAGGAGATAAGCAAGGGAAAGCGCCTTTCCTTCTTCCATATATTATCCTTTACAATCAGCTCCTGCTTCTAAAATGTGAATACAACTACCTCCACCACTACAAATAATAACAACACTTAACAATTACTAGGAAGTGACTATGAGCCAGACAAAATACTTAATGCCTTCACAGTATCAGCTTTTTGAAGCCTCATAACTctacttcattttacagatgaggaaatggagaaggCCAGATGGCACGGACTAATTCAGGATCATTTATTTCCAAAGCCTAGGCCTCTCATGACCACTACACCTAACTTCTTTGAGGTAAGCCCAGATGAATTTCTCTAATTAtgggcacaaaaaaaaaaaaaaaaaaaaaaatgagttttaactggaattttttttttttttaaaaaaaggatgatttcaaAGATAAGGAGGGATGTAGCAAACACAAGAAATATGCCTAGAAAGGGGGCAGCTATGGTCAGCAGGAGGGGTATGAGGTAGAGGGGGTATATGAGGAGGCAGAATGGAGTTCtagaaggcagaaaggaaagtCAGACTAAAACTAACATCAGCCTTAActaagctttcttttctttcacatatcCTGGGTGAATTCAGTAAACTGTTCTAGTTGAAAGGACTACTTCTGTAAGCAGGCAGTTCAGGACAATAGGTATAAACAGGACATAACAGACCATATCCAGTGGCTTCACAGACCACCCTGCTATGGCTATGAGTAAAAACTTTACAGTAAGATGCACCATATCAGCTGatcctgggttcaaaccctagCTCAGCCACTTAGTAGGTGGGTGACTGAAGAAGTTCCTGGATGGTTgagcttctgtttctttctcagtgAAATGGTGACAATAATACCTATTGCAAgaggccatttttctttttttttccccttcttttttatGGATCACACAATGCTAAATTCAGAGTTGTCCCTTGTCAAGCTCAGTTTCAACTACATGATTACCTTAAATTATTACCAAGTACAAAATACAACTTCTTAGTCACATACTTAATATGTAACAGACATAATCAAAAGAAAAGCCTACCTTATTGTCAATCAGTAAATACATAATGAGCCCTTACTATTTACCCATGACTATACCCggcattaaatatatattgaagaaATGAAGAGGTGGTGGGTTGAGACTCTACCATCAGACCATGGTTCAAAGTCTGACTCTACCATTAGTTTAGTACCTTGGTGACCTTGGGTCATAACAACAGAAACGACAAAAGCTAACACGTGTTTGTTAAGCCAGGCTCTGTTGCATGTATTCATCTCATGTAATCTTCTCAATAATCCTATGGAAGTAGGTATCATTACtttccttattttacaaataagaaattgaagcacagagagaataaacaacttgcccaaagtcactagACTCTAAGCAGACAGCAGGAATCCACAGCACCAGCCCTGTGCTCCTAACTAGTAGACACTAGTCTATAATATGTGCATAATCAACTTCTGCAGGGCTGGTTTAAGGATCAGAAATATGTGGAAAGAGCCTAGGATAGTAGTTGGCATGCAGTAGGTGGACAAGAAAAGGCCCAAGGATACATGCTATACTGAAACACAAACTAACAATCAATCTATTCAGGTTCCTTAGCCTAACCTTCTTTCAAAGTTCTGGgatagtttatttattattacccAAGACTGGATCAAAGTTCAAGTTTATATTTCATACTATAGGAgggtatgaaaaagaaatttaagactaTACCAAACTACTGCTAACACtaaacttcatctctacagaaaaccgCTTATCTGTTTCCACTGCCTCTACCAAATACCATTATAGTCATTGCTGCTGTTGCTTGGAATCAAGAGGTTTGCAAAaggcatttaaaagaaaagaaaaaagggaaagattttAATTTCATCACAAAGAGGTAGATTGGTTAGAATTATTCctaattcaaaacaaaatgagaaagttTCCAGAGACTAACAATGATTTACTTTTTGAAAcaatgcatcagaatcacttaaaATACATCAATTCCTATGGTTTTGAGTGCAGTTATCTTTTTACTTCAGTACAGTTTTCTTTAAGTCTAGCTGAAGGGTTGAGTTCCTGGGAATCTACATAAACGCTTGGTAGTTTAGAATAATTGAATTTGGGGAACACGGTAATCTACTTTTTTAAGTCCTTcactttataaaagagaaaagtgaagccAGACAGGGTCAGTAATTTGATCCAAAGTCACAAAGTTTGTAAAGACCAGATTCCTTTCTTCCAGTAAAATGATCTCTTCACTAGCAGTGTTTCTATCCTAAATCAGTTGCATGGAGATGCACACTAGCTATAAAAACCTGGGCAAGCAAAACATATGAATACAAGCACAGAAAAGTCCATAATGGTGcatatattgaagaaaaataaatgctaattGAGCAAAAGGTTATCTGTTCTGTTTTATTCACCGCCCTGCGATTTCGAAATGAAGTTCCTCCAAAGAAAGATAAACAGTAGCATTTTCTCCTTTACATCGCATTAAAGCACAATTACTTGAAGAAGAAAAAGCCCATTACAAATATAGGAAACTCCAAAAATCGGAGTCTGCAACTAGCTTCTCCACTGTTTACTGAAACACTTCCTTCGGTCCATGTTGCTAAAAACTTGAATCAAAACCCTGGATGTATTTATGCAAGCAAGAGAGAAAGCTAAAAACGTGAAGCTTTCCTCCCTAAATGTTGCCAAAGCTGCTACAAAAGATGACAAGTATTAAAGATGGGCAtttccattcatgtccctgcatgCCCACTGTTAAGAgggcttttcatttttaattacgTTCCCATCCCGAAAAGGAACATTAGTTTTTTATCTAACAAACTGTCTTTCCAGACTCCGCGTTAGGTATGTTTTATGTGTATGACAGATTTCCCAGGGTGCGATGGAAAGTAATTGTAACTCCTGCCCTCAATGTCACTTCTCTGCTGGTGTTTATCTGATAGAGCGCCCTCCTAGGGCCGCCACAAGACCGCTCAAAAACAGACTTGGAGAGGGATAGGCCAGCGGGACCCTACTTACCGAAAACACTGCATTCTGAAGCCCAAAAGGTATGGGGGTCAGTCTGGCCAGCGCCACCACTTTTAGGCCGCTTCCTCCCTCCACGACGCGAATAACGGCGCTCAGCTTGTCGCTGCTCTGGATCCTGGCGGCCACCCAGGCAGTGAGCAACCGCTTGCAGACCACATGGGCGATGAAGGTGCCGATGAGGACGCCCACCACCATCAGACCCATGCCCAGCACGAAGCCGTACAGGTAGCCAGCGGCCACGTTGAGCACGATGTAGCCCCAGCCGCAGGGGAACGAGACCACGATGAAGCCCACGACGAAAAGCAGGACCCCTAGCAGCGAGTCAAGGCTCTCCACCCACAGCAGGAGGTGCTGAAGGTAGCGGCGGACCAGGGCCAGGGAAGCGAAGCACAGGGCGGCCAGCACGCAGACCAGCACGAGGCTCCGGCACCAACAGGTGCTGCTGAGGCAGCAGCAGCGCCAGTTTCTCACCTCGGCCACGCCGACCAccacgccgccgccgccgctcccgGGGCAGCCCGCCAAGGCCCCGCCCGGCTCCGGCAGCTCCGAAGCCGCTGGCGGACCGTGGCGCTCCAGATAGGCGCCGAGCAGGGCGCCCGaggccgccgccgctgccgccgccgcgcTCGCCCCGCCCCCTCGGGGAAGGCGGTCCGCCAGGCCGTCCCCGCCCGCACCCCGCGGCAGGGCCCAGCGGGCAGGCAGCTCTGCAAGGCCCGGGAGGGCCGCGTGCTGCAGCAGCCGGGGCAGCGCCTGGAGCAGGATCCCGCCCGGGCTCCGCATGCCACAGCCCGGCGCGGGCCCTCAGCCGACTAGCCCCTCCGCCGCGGCGCCTGTTAGGCAGCTGCCCTTCATGGCGCCCGGTTCGCCCGGCCTCGACTCCCTGCGTCCGCTCAGGGGGTGGGAGACAGCCCGGACAAGGGCGCCGAGTCAGCGGAGGAGCGACGGCCGGGCGGAGTGAGGAAACTCCCGCCCCAGCGCCCACGGAGCCCACTCCGGCGGTGCCCGCCTCTTGTCGGCCAGAGGGGCGGGGCCGCGGGCGCTCGGGGCGGAGCGGGCTGTGTTCTGGCCCCGCCCCCGTGACGCCTGCCCGCCAGGCTGCAGGGGTCGCGGGGCGTCTGGGTGGGCCAGCGGAGGCCCAGGGCTGCTGAGAGCAACTGCTGAGAGGGCAGGAGCTCTGGGGAGGGCGGGGCGACTGGCAGGGGCGCGCTCCCCGACTTCCCACAGGCGCGCGCATGCCTGCGTGTCAGGGCGCGCGCTCCCCTTCTCGGACAGAGGCGACCCCAGTCCGTGAGCTGCTTGGATCCTCGCCTGTTCCCTCCTGGTCGTTTCCGCAGTAACCTCTTATCGGAGCGGGCAGCTGTGAGTGGCGCTCACATCCGCCGCTACCCTGTCGAATTGGGGAAAGCGTTCTTGTCCTGTTCTGAGGAGGGTTTGGCTATTGTCCTTGGCCCTATTCTCCCTGTCTCAGACTTACCTCCCAGGTAGCGAGGTCACCCTGTGGGTTTCATATCGCTTGGTCCTTTAGGAGCTGGAAAAATTAGGTATAAAGTCCCCCCACCCCCTTGACAGAACGCCCCTTTTGACTCCAGAGGTCCTTTATCGAGTGCCAGGCATTGGTCTAGGGGCTTTTGAAAGATTCACTGAAGGACATTTCTTAAGGGTTCGCTTTCTCAGAGGGCAGCTTCTCAAACTCATTCGCtggtttcttttcctctttttgcctGTTTAAGGTTAGTGTTCCCCAGGTCCTCTTGCCTTCTTCCTTTTTAGAGTTCCCTGAGCCATCTCATCCAGGCCCACAGCTTTGATCCTGCCGTGCCCCCCATAAGCAGTGACCCCTAAGTCAATGTCTCTGCCCACACTTCCCAGCTTGTGGTCCGGCCTGTGGACACATCCGACGGAATTGCTGCAGGCAGCTCAAACTCAGCAGAGCTTGGTAGATAGATGATCAACCTGGGCTCTGGTGCAAATCACGTTTAGTAACTGGTCAAACCGTCAGTCCCTGAATCtcattgtttcttttcaaattgcaaaatgaagataatggtACAATTTGCTTCGTAagagtgttgtgaggattaaacaaaataGTAAAGTAAGGTGATTAGCACTATGCCTGAAATTAGTCTTCAGTAAATGTTAACCATGTGATTGTATCCCTCATTAAAAGTGTGATCCCCCATAGACCGACTCTTCCTTCTGGGTTTGGTATCTCAGTGGATGACCTTCCACCCAGTTGCCTGCCAAATAATGGCTCAGGACACCTTAGGTCCTTGCTGATCAGGCTCCTTCTTGCTCCTCCATGCCATTCCCTTCTATCCACCCTGGTTGGACTGAGTCAGAGTCCCTACTAGATGCCAGGCAAGTGCTGCATCCTTCAACTCCTTTTTCCAAGCCTTGTGACTCACACGGAGAAGCAGCTCTTACTGCTCCCACAGCATTTACCTAAAGTTTTACTTTGGTAAAACAGTATCAAGGAggggtggtgctaaaccattcatgggaactccacctccatgatccaatcacctcccatcaggcctctcctccaacaatggggattacatacagtttgacatgagatttgggcagggacacaaatccaaaccatgtcagtcCTACACTATCTtcctatcaccatcaccatcaccctcAATttggtctttcctttcctttcccaggcTACTTTCCATATGGCCATTATCACGTTTGTCCCACtgtattgtaattttttgtttacatcactgtctctctctttagGCTTTGAGTTTCTTCTGATGGGCCCTTTACTTATTAAATCTAAGGAGCAATGAGCcctctttaaatgtttattgaatacacAAATGATTGCCGTTTGTAGGGGGAAAGTGAAGGCAGGAAAACCAGACAAAATTGCATAGGCAAGAAGCTGTCAGGATCCATGAAGTAGGATAATGGTCCTGGTGTTGGTTGAATGGGGATAAGTTTAAAGAGGAGCTGGGCAACTGATTTGTTTTCAGAAGAGAGGGAGGGGTCAGGGATAAcacctggatttctttttttttttttttttttttttttgagaaggagtctggctctgtggcccagactggagtacagtggccggatctcagctcactgcaagctccgccttccgggtttacgccattctcctgcctcagcctcccgacgggggagtagagacggggtttcaccgtgttagccaggatggtctcgatctcctgacctcgtgatccgcccgtctcggcctcccaaagtgctgggattacaggcttgagccaccgcgcccggcacaccTGGATTTCTTATTTGAAGTAATAGATAATGGGGCCATTGACCAAGAAAGCGACTACAAGTCTGTAGGAAAGATAGGGTTCACTCTTGATACATGAGACTTGAGGTGTCTCAAGTCTCATCCAAATGTGCTATTCCAGTAGGTGGTTGAAAATATAGATATGGAATTAAATGGGGCATGTCTCCTAGAAATTTTGACCTTGGTGTATAGGCAGCAATTAAGACCATGGTTATGAATCAGTGCATGGTGATAGGTGTGTCAAATATTTCCTGTCTGGTTTTCCTGCCTTCATTTCCCCCCTACAAACGGCAATCATTTGtgtattcaacaaacatttaaagagggCTCATTGCTCCTTAGATTAAATAAGTAATGGGCCCATCTTGAAGAAACGCAAATATTTCCTGTTCTCTTTCAGGAATATAGCAGGATTGCATGCCCTGGCCTCCCTGTGATGGGGTTGAACTACATGACATGTTCTCCCAATTAATTGTGAACATAACATTTAATTGTTGATGCAAGACGTTCCagaactctttttctctttgccatGGCAATCATCAATGTTCCAGAGAGCATATGCACTATCAGTCTTGGTATTGGAGGGAAGATGATTCAGAACAGAGTCCCAGTCACATCATGAAGGACATGTAAACcttggttgttttaagccactgagatttgagTTTTGTTACCAGCACCGATCTTTGTCATCCTGGCTAATGTGCCTAAGAAGAAGAGGTTTAAGGAGGAAAACTTGGGAACACCAATGTGCTTGTTAGACTCTTTTGCTTGTAAGAAAGAGAAACTCAGGAGACTAATTAAAAGAAGgagcagccgggcacggtggctcaagcctgtaatcccagcactttgggaggccaagacaggcggatcacgtggtcaggagatcgagaccatcctggctaacacggtgaaaccccgtctctactaaaaaatacaaaaaaaactagccgggcgaggtggcgggcgcctgtagtcccagctacttgggaggctgaggcaggagaatggggtaaacccgggaggcagagcttgcaatgagccgagattcggccactgcactccagcctgggtgacagagcgagactctgtctcaaaaaaagaaaaaaaaaaaaaaaaaaaggagcaagtgTTTATATGGGTATATGAGTAGCTATTAGGAGCCCAGGCATAAGCtactctcttatttctttctcattatgtCTCTGCTTTTTGCTACCTCTTTAATCTATTCTCATAGTACCAACTGGCTGATTAATCCACTTCTTATCCTCTAGTCTGTATTTCAGAAGAATGTAAGCCAGTTCAGAGTTCTTAGCTGTAAGTCGCTTCATGGGCTGCTAGCCAACCTGAAAATGAGCTGCTCTTGGGTCAGGTGCTCATCCTTCTCTAAACAGTGTCACTCCTACCTGAAACATCATTCAGCTTTCCTGGGTATGGGACCTCTGGGAGGGCAGTGCAAGCTGTAGTGGGATATTTCTACTCTCATCCcactacaatttatttttcacagaattgtgaAAGGTTATATTTTACAGTTGGACATCAGATGTGTCTTAATCCACATCTACCAGCCCACCACAACCAGCCTAAAACCCTTATATTGCATTCAGGAAAGACCCAACTGCCTGCCTGGCCTACAAAGCCCTTTATGATCTAGCCTCTGCCTGACATTCCTACCTCACCTCCTGCCACCCTCCTTCTCACATGTTCCAGCCACCCAGGCCTCCTGTGTCTCCCTTGGATGAGTCAAGCTGGTTTTCTCCTCGGGACATTTGCGCTGTGCCCTTGCCAATCTTTCTTGTTTGAACACGCTGCCCTTGACTCTGAGAAAGCCTGGTCTCCTCCTTCTTGTTCATTTTAAGCTCTCCTGTCATCTCCTCAGAGATGACTTTCCTGATTACCCTCATCTAAAGGACTGCCCTCTCTACATCGGGTTACTGGTAtcccttattttcttcatagcacttatcatcACCTGAAATTGCCTTGTTTattcctttctgtctgtcttccttAAGCAGAATGAAATACCATGAAAGTACATATCGTTCCTGTCTTGTGAACCCCTGTACTCTGATTCCCTAGAATAGTCCCTGTcacactaaatattttttaagtgaaggaAAGGGCAGTGGGCAGTGTGCTCAAGTGCTGGTTGTTCTCTGGTGTCCTCTACCCAGGTTCAGTGTCTACCCTTCCCTGGCTTGCTGTGTGTCTCAGGAGGTTGGCCTCTAGAGACGGTGTCACTCAGACTCCACTGGGCTCTGGATTTCCAGTTAGGCTTGACCAGTGAGAGGCACCAGCAGAATATTGGAGGATAGTACAAGTGAGAAGTGGTCAGGGTATTTATCACTTCCCAATTGATTTTCACTATGGTTTTGGCAGTGGTTCAATTTTGTGAACAAAGTTCTTATTTACCAAGTTTCCAACTCTTTCCCAGCTCTAGTTATGGTTTTCTGATGCTTTGTCGTCCCTTTTAATACTTCCTTGATTAGACTCTATTTACAgttgcttttgttgcctgcagAGACTCTCACTGACACAGCAGGGGCAGGTCAGAGGCTGACAAGCGCAGTACAACCATCACTTGAGTTCATACAACTCACCCATAGCCACACAGAGAAAGTGGTAGAAGCAGATTTCAAATGTAAATTCAGGAAGTATGAGGAGATCTGCAGAAACTGTTAGAAGTCCGAGGAGGAGAGAATGTtaagacataaagatggaaagatGGAATGTTAAGATGGCTTGTCAAGTGTGATTGGAGTCCCTTTTTCTTCTGGGTTTGGTGGCCTGCTGTTCTCTGATGCTCATTAAAATCTTTAATTAAAGGGTATTTTAGAGTCCTGGgctcaaaattaaaatttgatttattttgtaataGGGCTCCAGAAGCCtttaattctctattttattttatttctaaaagaaaaagatcgGGCACTATTAAGATTGGACACTGCTGACCTAAGATAAAGACCCAAGATGAGAGAAGGACCAATGAGTGTctcttagatatttcttttaaaggTAGCCACTAGGGCCTTAGGGAAAGTACTTTCAGGAACAGGCAAATTGCACCAGTTTGAGAGTGAATGGAAGGTAACTACAAAAGAGTGAGTTTAGATAGCACTTTTAATGATTTTGGATGCAAAGGAAGAAAAGGGTGATAGCTAGAAGGTAATACAGGGTGAGGAAGATGGGGACATTCTAACTGAAGGATTCCAGTGTGTTTATAGATTG from the Papio anubis isolate 15944 chromosome 8, Panubis1.0, whole genome shotgun sequence genome contains:
- the TMEM64 gene encoding transmembrane protein 64 isoform X1 codes for the protein MRSPGGILLQALPRLLQHAALPGLAELPARWALPRGAGGDGLADRLPRGGGASAAAAAAAASGALLGAYLERHGPPAASELPEPGGALAGCPGSGGGGVVVGVAEVRNWRCCCLSSTCWCRSLVLVCVLAALCFASLALVRRYLQHLLLWVESLDSLLGVLLFVVGFIVVSFPCGWGYIVLNVAAGYLYGFVLGMGLMVVGVLIGTFIAHVVCKRLLTAWVAARIQSSDKLSAVIRVVEGGSGLKVVALARLTPIPFGLQNAVFSITDLSLPNYLMASSVGLLPTQLLNSYLGTTLRTMEDVIAEQSVSGYFVFCLQIIISIGLMFYVVHRAQVELNAAIVACEMELKSSLVKGNQPNTSGSSFYNKRTLTFSGGTIKFMVLKGVSDQKRIKKN
- the TMEM64 gene encoding transmembrane protein 64 isoform X2, yielding MRSPGGILLQALPRLLQHAALPGLAELPARWALPRGAGGDGLADRLPRGGGASAAAAAAAASGALLGAYLERHGPPAASELPEPGGALAGCPGSGGGGVVVGVAEVRNWRCCCLSSTCWCRSLVLVCVLAALCFASLALVRRYLQHLLLWVESLDSLLGVLLFVVGFIVVSFPCGWGYIVLNVAAGYLYGFVLGMGLMVVGVLIGTFIAHVVCKRLLTAWVAARIQSSDKLSAVIRVVEGGSGLKVVALARLTPIPFGLQNAVFSITDLSLPNYLMASSVGLLPTQLLNSYLGTTLRTMEDVIAEQSVSGYFVFCLQIIISIGLMFYVVHRAQVELNAAIVACEMELKSSLVKGNQPNTSGSSFYNKRTLTFSGGVPMDILLLTGEHTLK
- the TMEM64 gene encoding transmembrane protein 64 isoform X3 — its product is MRSPGGILLQALPRLLQHAALPGLAELPARWALPRGAGGDGLADRLPRGGGASAAAAAAAASGALLGAYLERHGPPAASELPEPGGALAGCPGSGGGGVVVGVAEVRNWRCCCLSSTCWCRSLVLVCVLAALCFASLALVRRYLQHLLLWVESLDSLLGVLLFVVGFIVVSFPCGWGYIVLNVAAGYLYGFVLGMGLMVVGVLIGTFIAHVVCKRLLTAWVAARIQSSDKLSAVIRVVEGGSGLKVVALARLTPIPFGLQNAVFSITDLSLPNYLMASSVGLLPTQLLNSYLGTTLRTMEDVIAEQSVSGYFVFCLQIIISIGLMFYVVHRAQVELNAAIVACEMELKSSLVKGNQPNTSGSSFYNKRTLTFSGVRNIRLREGHTTVHV
- the TMEM64 gene encoding transmembrane protein 64 isoform X4, which gives rise to MRSPGGILLQALPRLLQHAALPGLAELPARWALPRGAGGDGLADRLPRGGGASAAAAAAAASGALLGAYLERHGPPAASELPEPGGALAGCPGSGGGGVVVGVAEVRNWRCCCLSSTCWCRSLVLVCVLAALCFASLALVRRYLQHLLLWVESLDSLLGVLLFVVGFIVVSFPCGWGYIVLNVAAGYLYGFVLGMGLMVVGVLIGTFIAHVVCKRLLTAWVAARIQSSDKLSAVIRVVEGGSGLKVVALARLTPIPFGLQNAVFSITDLSLPNYLMASSVGLLPTQLLNSYLGTTLRTMEDVIAEQSVSGYFVFCLQIIISIGLMFYVVHRAQVELNAAIVACEMELKSSLVKGNQPNTSGSSFYNKRTLTFSGGGINVV